The Pseudomonas fulva 12-X sequence GGGCGCAAGCTGGCGTATTTCCTGCCACGGGCCCTGGGCCTCTTGATCCTTTCGTTCATTCCGGTGGTCAACCTGGTCGCGGCGCCGCTGTGGCTGCTGTTCGGCGTGTGGATGATGGCCATCCAGTACATCGACTATCCCGCCGACAACAACAAGGTCAGCTGGCAGGACATGCTCGCCTGGCTGCGCGAGAAGCGCTGGCAGTCCCTGGGTTTTGGCGGCATCACCTACGCTGCGCTGCTGGTGCCCTTCGTCAACATACTGATGATGCCGGCTGCGGTGGCAGGCGCGACCCTCTTCTGGGTGCGCGAAGGTGGGGTGAGTTCGGGAACGGGCGCTGTCACGCAAACGCCACGCTGATGTCACAAACGCTACATGACAGCAGCACAGACTGCTGTCATGAGCACTCCCCCGCTATTCATCGCCCTGGTCAGCGAGACCTACAGCCCGGAAATCAACGGCGTGGCCAATACCCTTGGCCATCTGGTCAAAGGCCTGCGCGCCCGCGGCCATCGCCTGCAGTTGATCCGCCCACGTCAACACCAAGACGCTCCCGCCGCCAATGACGACGACCTGCTGCTGACCCGCGGCTGGCCGCTGCCCGGTTACCGCGGCCTGCAATGGGGCCAGTCGGCGCGTCACAAGCTGCTGCGCCTGTGGCGACGCCAGCGCCCGGATGTGCTGTACATCGCCACCGAAGGGCCGTTGGGATTATCCGCCCTGCGCGCGGCACGGCATCTGCGCATTCCGGTGATCAGTGGTTTTCATACCAACTTCCAGCAATACACCGGCCACTACGGCATCACCCTGCTGACCCGCCTGCTGACCAATTACCTGCGCTGGTTTCACAACGCCTCACGCATGACCCTGGTGCCCAGCCTCAGCCAGCGCTGCGAGCTGCAACGCCGCGGCTTCGAGCGCCTGGAACTGCTCGCCCGCGGCGTGGATGCAGCGCTGTTCAACCCGGCGCGACGCAGCGATGAACTGCGGCGCAGCTGGGGCCTGGGCGAGCAGGACATCGCCGTGCTGCATGTCGGCCGGCTGGCCGCCGAGAAGAACCTGGATCTACTGGTCACGACCTTCCAGGCGCTGCAGCGCCAATCCACCGGCAAGCGCCTGAGACTGGTGGTGGTCGGTGACGGGCCACTGCGTGAGGGCCTGCACAAGCGGCTGCCGGATGCGCTGTTCTGCGGCATCCAGCGCGGCGAGGCGCTGGCGCAGCATTACGCCAGCGGCGACATCTTTCTGTTTCCGAGCCTCTCGGAAACCTTTGGCAACGTGCTGCTCGAAGCCATGGCCTCGGGGCTTGGCGTGGTGGCCTTCGATCAGGCCGCCGCCGCCCAGCATGTCGAGGATGGCTACAACGGCATGCTGGCCAGCGCCGATGATGAACGCACTTTCATCGACGCAGCTGGCTGGCTACTGGAGAACGGCGAGAACCTGCGTCGGGTGCGCCTCAACGCCCGTCAGCACGCGGCCAGACAAGGCTGGTCGAGTATCGTCGAACAGTTCGAACAGCACCTGTACACCGCGCAGCTGGATAGCAGCGTGCCTAAGGCTGGCCGCAAGCCAACCCTGGCGATCGAGAGCAAACGCGCGAATTGACGAAAGATGACGGGCCGCAGACCGCGGCCCCGATGATCAGGCCAGGGCCTTCTCAATGGCCTGGATCAGCGCCGGATCATCCGGCGCGGTGCGCGGCGAGAAACGCGCGAGCACACGGCCATCCTGGCCCACCAGAAACTTCTCGAAATTCCAGGTGATGTCGCCGGGAAACTCCGCGCCCTCACCGGCCAGCAGGCGATACAGCGGATGACGACCGCTGCCGTTGACTTCCAGTTTGCTGCTCAACGGAAAGGTCACGCCGTAGTTCAGGCTGCAGAACTGGGCGATGGCCGCCTCGTCATCCGGCTCCTGCCCGGCAAACTGGTTGCAGGGCACGCCGAGCACGCTGAACCCCTGGGCGGCGTAGGTCTGCTGCAAGCGCTCGAGGCCGGCATATTGCGGTGTGAGGCCACATTTTGAAGCGACGTTGACCACCAGCACCACCTTGCCCTTGAGCGGCGCCAGCGGCAGCTCCTGGCCATCTAATGCGTGCAGTGTCAGGTCGTGGAAGGCGCTCATGATGGGTGCTCCGGGTAACGCGAAAGGCAGCGAAGATGAAACGAAAAAGGCGCCTGAAAAGGCGCCTTTTCATGACTGCAGCTTAGCAGTCACTCATGACCATCTGCCAGCAGCGAAGAATCGGCTGCCGACATACGGATCAGTGGTGGTGACCACCTTCGCCATGGATGTGACCATGGGCGATTTCTTCCTGGCTGGCGTCACGCACGTTGACGACCTTGACCGCGAAGTTCAGGCGCTGGCCAGCCAGCGGATGGTTGCCGTCGACGATCACGTCATCGCCTTCCAGCTCACGGATGGTGACGATCTGCATGCCGCCGTCCGGGCCTGAAGCGTGGAACTGCATGCCGACTTCCAGCTCGTCGACGCCTTCGAACATCGAGCGGTTCAGGGTGGCAACCAACTCGGCGCTGTATTCGCCGTAGGCTTCTTCAGGCTCGACGGAAACCTTGACCTCGTCACCGGCCTGCTTGCCGACCAGGGCCTTCTCGAGGCCGACGATGATGTTGCCGGCACCGTGCAGGTAAACCAGCGGCGCGCCGCCAGCGGAACTATCGATCACCTCGCCGGCATCGTTGGTCAGGGTATAGTCGATGGAAACGGCCTTGTTGGCGGCGATCTGCATGGGGCGAACCTTTTGCTCGAGGAAAATGAACGTGAGAGTGTAACCAAGGGCGGCCCCGAAAGCGACCCAAGCCCAGACAGGCGGGCCGCTTGCGGGGTTACCCTGGTCGGTTTTGAGCAAGATCATGACGGCCATTGGGTGGCTGTCCTATCCTGCGGCCATACTCAACACCTGCGCCATCAGCCGCCCTGGCAAAATCGAGCCTGGGTGCTCGACGCCGCGCAGCGACAAGCGCATATCGGCACGAACTTCACCTGTGGCTGGTGTGTCGCAACACCAGCTCCCTCCGATGCTAAGGATTCCTGAATGCCCGCACGCAATATTCTGGTGATCAACTGCGGTAGCTCCTCCATCAAGTTCGCCCTGGTCGACCCTGATCAGCAGGCGTTCGCCATCAGCGGCCTGGCCGAGCGTCTCGGCAGCGCCGATGCGGTGCTGCACTGGCAGCGCGATGGCATCAAGCACAGCCAGGCCATTGCCGGCGACGATCATCGCGCCGCGCTGGCTCATCTGCTGCAGCGGGTGCAGGAGGCCACTGGCGGCCAGTTGCACGGCATCGGCCATCGAATCGTGCACGGCGGTGAGCACTTCACCAGGGCCCAACGCCTGGACGATGGCGTGATCGCCGCGATTCGCGCCGTCGCGCCCCTGGCGCCGCTGCACAATCCGGCAGGTCTCTTGGGCATCGAAGCAGCGCTGGCGCTGTACCCGGAGCTGCCCCAGGTGGCGGTGTTCGACACGGCCTTCCACCAGACGCTGCCCGAGCACGCCTTCCGCTACGCGGTGCCGGAGCAGCTGTATCGCGATCACGGCGTGCGCCGCTATGGTTTCCACGGCACCAGCCACCGCTTCGTCAGCGCCCGCGCAGCCGAAATGACCGGGCTAGCGGTAGACGACAGCGCATGGCTGGTCGCCCACCTGGGCAATGGCTGCTCGACCTGCGCGGTGGTCAACGGCCAGAGCCGCGACACCAGCATGGGCCTGACGCCGCTCGAAGGCCTGGTGATGGGCACGCGCAGTGGCGACGTCGACCCCAATCTGCACAGCCACCTCTCGCGCACCCTGGGCTGGAGCCTGGAACAGATCGACCGCATGCTCAACCACGACAGCGGCCTGCTCGGCCTGTCGGGGCTGTCCAACGACATGCGCAGCCTCGAACAAGCCCGCGAGGAAGGCCATGCCGGCGCCACCCTGGCCATCGAAGTGTTCTGCTATCGCCTGGCCAAATCCCTGGCGGCCATGAGCTGCGCCCTGCCCCGCCTGGACGGGCTGGTTTTCACCGGCGGCATCGGCGAGAACTCACCGCTGATCCGTAGCAAGACGGTGGCGCACCTGAGCCTGCTAGGCCTCAAGCTGGACGAAGCGGCCAACGCCCGCTGCCTGCGCGGCGTCAGCGGGCCGATCAATGCACAAGGCCATACGCGGGTGCTGGTGGTGCCCACCAACGAGGAGCGGCAGATCGCCCTCGACACCCTGGCGCTGCTCGACTGATTACGGAGAACCCCATGCACACCTTTTTCATCTCGCCGACCGGTTTCGGCGTCGGCCTCACCTCCATCAGCCTGGGCCTGGTCGGTGCGCTGGAACGCGCCGGCCTCAAGGTCGGTTTCTTCAAACCCATCGCCCAGCCGCACCAGGGTGATGCCGGCCCCGAGCGCTCCAGCGAACTGGTAGCGCGCACCCACGGCCTGCACTCGCCCAAGCCGCTGGCCCTCGCCCATGTCGAGCGGCGCCTCGGTGACGGCGATCTGGACGAACTGCTGGAAGAAATCATCAGCCTCTACCAGGAGGCCGCCAAAGACAAAGACGTGGTGATCGTCGAAGGCATGGTGCCGACGCGCCAGGCCAGCTATGCGGCGCGGGTCAACTTTCACCTGGCCAAGAGCCTGGATGCCGATGTGATTCTGGTCTCGGCCCAGGAGCAGGAAACCTTAAGCGAGCTGTGCGACCGCGTGGAAATCCAGGCCCAACAGTTCGGCGGTCCAAAGGACCCCAAGGTGCTCGGCGTGATCCTCAACAAGATCCGCAGCGACGACGGCCTGGAGGCCTTCACCGCACGCCTGCGCGAGCAGTCCTCGCTGCTGCGCCATCCGGAATTTCGCCTGCTCGGCTGCATTCCCTGGCTCGACGAGCTGAACGCCCCGCGCACTCGCGACATCGCCGAGCTGCTCGGCGCGCGCATCCTCAACGCCGGTGACTACGAGCAGCGACGCATGATGAAAATCGTGCTGTGCGCTCGCGCCGTGGCCAACACCGTGCAGCTGCTCAAGCCCGGCACTCTGGTGGTCACGCCGGGTGACCGCGACGACATCATTCTGGCCGCCAGCCTGGCCGCCATGAACGGCATGCCCCTGGCCGGCCTGCTGCTGTGCAGCGACTTCGCGCCGGACCCGCGCATCATGGAGCTGTGCCGCGGCGCCCTGCAGAGCGGCCTGCCGGTGATGACGGTGAGCACCGGCTCCTACGACACGGCCACCAACCTCAATCGCCTGAACAAGGAAATCCCGGTCGACGACAAGGAGCGCGCCGAGAAGGTCGCCGACTTCGTCGCCAGTCACCTGGATCACGACTGGCTGGCCGCCCGCTGCGGCAACCCGCGGGAGCTGCGCCTGTCGCCGCCGGCGTTCCGTTACCAGCTGGTGCAGCAGGCCAAGGCCGCCAACAAGCGCATCGTCCTGCCCGAAGGCGCCGAGCCGCGCACCGTGCAGGCCGCGGCGATCTGTCAGGCCCGCGGCATCGCCCGCTGCGTGCTGCTGGCCAAGCCCGAGGAAGTGCACAGCGTCGCGCAGGCTCAGGGCATCGAGCTGCCGCCGGGGCTGGAGATTCTCGATCCCGACCTGATCCGCGAGCGCTACGTCGAGCCGATGGTCGAGCTGCGCAAGGGCAAAGGTCTCAACGCGCCGATGGCCGCTGCGCAACTGGAAGACACCGTGGTGCTGGGCACCATGATGCTCGCTCTGGACGAAGTGGACGGTCTGGTCTCCGGCGCCGTGCACACCACCGCCAACACCATCCGCCCGGCGCTGCAGCTGATCAAGACCGCGCCCGGCTACAACCTGGTGTCCTCGGTGTTCTTCATGCTGTTGCCGGACCAGGTGCTGGTCTACGGCGACTGCGCCGTGAACCCGGACCCCAACGCTGAGCAACTGGCGGAAATCGCCCTGCAGAGCGCCAGCTCCGCCCAGGCGTTCGGCATTCCGCCACGGGTGGCCATGCTCAGTTACTCCACAGGTGACTCTGGCAGCGGCGAGGAAGTGGAAAAAGTCCGAGAGGCCACACGCCTGGCGCGCGAAACCAACCCGGAGCTGCTGGTCGACGGCCCGCTGCAGTACGACGCTGCGGCCATCGAAAGCGTCGGCCGGCAAAAGGCGCCCAACAGCCCGGTGGCCGGTCGCGCCACGGTGTTCATCTTCCCGGATCTGAACACCGGCAACACCACCTACAAGGCGGTGCAGCGCAGCGCCGACTGCATCAGCGTCGGCCCCATGCTGCAGGGCCTGCGCAAGCCGGTGAACGACCTGTCGCGCGGCGCGCTGGTCGACGATATCGTCTTCACCATCGCCCTGACCGCCATTCAGGCCGCCAACATGCGCCACTGAATACGGCCCGATCCGAACACGGGTGAAACACCCCGCATTCGGATCGGCTTGCAGTTCCCCCGCCAATCGTTACCCTGTGCGCCATTCACGCCCGCTCTGCTTGCGGGCGCCAACCTGCCTGAGGTTCGCACGTCCATGCTGCACTTTCTGCCTGCCCCCCTGCTTGGCCTCTTGGGCAGCCTTTCCCTGGCGCTGAACACGCTGTTCTGGTGCTGGCCGCTGTTCGCCGTCACCCTGCTGCGCATCGTGCTACCCCTGCCGCTGGTGCAGCGCGCCTGTGACCAGCTGATGATCTTCATTCAGGAAGGCTGGATCGGCTGCAACAAGGCGTGGATGAACCTACTGGGCAAGACCCGCTGGCATATCGAAGGCAACCAGAGTTTCGATTACGAGCATTCGTACCTGGTGACCAGTAACCACCAGAGCTGGGTGGACATCCTGGTGCTGCAGTACCTGCTCAACCGACGTATCCGTCCGCTGAAGTTCTTTCTCAAGCAGGAGCTGATCTGGGTGCCGGTGATCGGCCTGTGCTGGTGGGCGCTGGGCTTTCCCTTCATGAAGCGCTATTCGAAGGAGTACCTGGCCAAACACCCGGAAAAGAAAGGCAAGGATCTACAGACCACGCGCCGCACCTGCGCCAAATTTCGCCATAACCCGGTGGGCATCTTCAACTTCGTCGAGGGCACCCGCTTCACCCCGGCCAAACACCAGGAACAGCAATCACCGTACCGCTATCTGCTCAAGCCCAAGGCCGGCGGCCTGGCCTTCGTGCTCGATGCCATGGGTGAGCAGCTGCACGGCATGATCAACGTCACCCTGCATTATCCCCAGGGCAGCCCCGGCTTCTGGACCCTGCTCAGCGGTCAGCTGGACCAAGTGGTTGTGGTCGTCGAGCAGCTGGAAATCCCCGCCCGCTTCATCGGCCGCACCTACGATCAGGACGAGGCCTATCGCAAGGATTTCCAGCAGTGGGTCAATGCGCTGTGGCAAACCAAGGATGGCCTGCTGGAGCACCTGCACCAGCAGCATCCCTAGGCCAAATTTTGCGCATCGTAGAAGCGGTACTGCCCACGCCCGCCACGCTTGGCCGCATACATCGCCGTATCGGCCGCCCGCAGCAGGTCTTCGACCGTGCTGCCGTCGCCTGGCAAACAGGCGATGCCGATACTGACGCCCAAGCCTGACAGCTCACTGTCGTCAGCCAGCTCGGCGACCTGCTGCACCAGTTTCTGCGCCACCGAGGCGGCGTCCGTTACGCTGCCCAAGCTGTCGAGAATCACCGTGAATTCATCACCGCCAATCCGCGCCAGGCGATCATAAGGTCGCAGGCAACCCTTGAGCTGGCTACTCACCTGACGCAACACCTGATCACCGCGCTCATGACCCAAGGTGTCGTTGATGCGCTTGAAGCCATCCAGGTCCAGGTACAGCAAGGCGGCCTTCTGGCCGGTACGCTGGTGGCGGGAGATTGAGGCCTGCAGCTCTTGCAGAAAACCGCGGCGGTTGAGCAGCCCGGTCAGGGCATCGGTGATCACCAGTGATTCGAGCTGATGGTGCAGGTCGCGCACCACCGACATGTCCAGCGCCAGCACCACCATGCCGTGCCCCTCGGCGGGCAGCGGCGAACAGGAAAGCGCTACAGGTACGAAACGCCCATCACGAGTGCGCAGGTTGGCGTCATGCAGGCGCAGGTGCTCGCCGTGCTGCCAATGCTCGTAGAAGCTCGAGGCTTGCCACTGCGCCGCTCCGCCGACATCGACCCAATTCAGCAGCTCACTGCCGGTCAGTTCGCTGGCCTGGCAGCCCAGCATGCGTGCAATTGCCGGGTTGGCGAAGCGGATACGCCCGTCATCGCCGACCACCAGAATGCCTTCGGCGGTGTTGTCGAGAATCGAGGCATTGAAGGCCCGCTCGCGCTCCAACTGTTGGGTCATGTGCAGCAGCTGGCGGCGATGGCGCTCGTGTTCGAGCAGCGCGCGCACCTTGTGCAGCAGGGTTGCCGGCTGCACCGGTTTGGCGATGAAATCCATGGCGCCAGCGCCGTAACCCTGGTTGAGGATCTCGTCGGTCTGCGTCATCCCGGAGACGAAGATGATCGGGATCAGCCGCGTGCGCGGATCGCTACGCATGCGCCGCGCTACCTCGAAGCCATCCATGCGCGGCATCTGCACATCGAGCAATACCAGCGCCACCTGACTCTGGTCGAGGTAGTCGAGGGCCTTGGCGCCCGAGTCCACGCAGTGCACGGGCTGCTCGATGGCCTCGAGCAGCTCCTGCATGTCATCGAGATTATCTTGGCGATCATCGACGACCAGAATTTCCAGCGGTTCATCCCTATCCGGCACCACTGCCCCCTCCCTGCCCGCTCACGTCTTGGCTCGACCTTGATCCTCACAGTCTAGCCGTCGCGCGCCGGGCAGCCACATGCACGCTGCCACACACCGACCAATAATGCAGACATGAAAAACCCCGCCGTAGCGGGGTTTCGGATGCAAGGTTCTGCTTACAGCGGGCGCAGGTTGATTTCTACGCGGCGGTTCTGTGCGCGCCCGGCTTCGTTGGCATTGCTGGCAATCGGCTGGTTCGGGCCGGCACCGTAGGCAGAGATGCGCGAGGACGCCACGCCGTTGGCCGCCAGGTAGGACGCCACGCTCTGGGCACGGCGGGTGGACAGGCTCTGATTCAGCTCGGCCGATCCGGTGCTGTCGGTGTGGCCGACGATGTTCACGCCGTTCTTGTTGAATTCCTTGAAGGTCAGCACTAGAGAGTTCAGCGTCGGGTAGAAGCTGCTGGAAATGTCCGCCGAGTTGCTGGCGAAGGTGATGTTGCCGGGCATGATCAGGGTCAGGTCATTGCCGTTACGCTGCACCTGCACACCGGTGCCCTGCAGCTGCTGACGCAGCTTGGCTTCCTGGGTATCGACGTAATAGCCGTAACCACCGCCTGCAGCGCTCCCCACGGCAGCACCGATCAGAGCGCCCTTCTTGCGGTCCTTCTTGCTCGAGGTAGCAGCACCAACTGCGGCACCGGCCAGCGCACCCACGCCACCGTAGATTCCGGCCTTGCCCGCCTGGCTTTCACCGGTATAGGGGTTGACCGTACAGCCGGACAGAACAGCGAGAACGGCCGTGGCGGCAATCAGGGAGCGGCACTTGAACATGGGTAATCCTTAGTCGTTTTATTGCGGAGAAAGCAGACGTTTGTCCGCGGCTTCGAGCCATCGAACGCAGTCAAGTTCCCGACCAAGGCTAACAATCACCACACAGAAAATCTGTAAGCGCTTGTTTTTCAAGCGCGCACGAATGGATTTTCGCGCATCTCGTCACCCAATCGGGTGTCCGCGCCATGTCCAGTCACCACGGTGGCGTCCTCATCCAGGCGATACAGACGCTGCTTGATGGAACGCTCGATGGTCGCGTAGTCGCCACCCCACAGGTCGGTACGGCCGATGCCGCGGCGAAACAGCGTGTCACCGGCGATCAACAGCTTGGCTTCGGGAAACCAGAAACTCATGGAGCCCGGCGTGTGCCCTGGCGTATGCAGAGCCACGCCGCAGCCGCAGGCCAGCGCTTCATCGTCCGCCAGCCATTGATCAGGAGCAGGCACCGGTGTGTAGGGCACACCGAACATCTGGCACTGCATTTCCAGGTTGTCCCAGAGGAACTGGTCATCCTTGTGCAGGTGCAGGGTCGCGCCGGTCTTTTCCTTCATTTGCCCCGAGGCCAGGAAATGATCGAGGTGCGCATGGGTGTGGATGATGCTCACCACCTTGAGGCCGTGAGCCTCCAGCCGCGCCATGATCAAATCGGGATTGCCACCCGGATCGACCACGATGGCCTTGCCAGTGACGGGATCGCCGATGATGGTGCAGTTGCACTGCAAAGGCCCGACGGGAAAGGTTTCACGGATCAGAGCGGGTGACGTGGTTTGCATAAGGGTTTCCTGTGACACGGATGGCGGGCGGAAGCGATTGTAACCGCTGCAACGCGCGGTGCGGTCAGGTTGCCGAACGTGGCATAACGACCCGGGTCTAGAAGATCAGTTGAGCAGAAAACAAAAAGCCGGCCCTGAGGCCGGCTTCCTGGTTTCAAGCGGCGATCAACGAACGCCGGACTGGCGCAGCGCTGCCGGGGTGTAATCGCTTTCCTTGGCAGGATAGTCGAACTCGTAGGCGCGCTTCTCCTCGTTCTTCAGGCCCAGAGCCAGGTAACGACCGGAGAGCAGATCGTGGATCACCTCGACGGCGTACCACGGTACCTGCTTGTCGTAGTAGTACTGCGAGTGAGCTTCAGCTACACGCCACAGGGTACCGCGACCGTCGTAGTGATCGATGGCAGCGGCCTGCCAGGTATCCTCATCGATGTAGAAGTCACGCTTGGCGTAGATGTGGCGCTCGCCCTGCTTGAGGGTGGCGGTCACGTGCCAGACGCGGTGCAGCTCGTAGCGGGTCAGATCCGGGTTCAGGTGACCGGGTTTGACGATATCGGTGTACTTGAGCTTCGGCGAATCGAG is a genomic window containing:
- a CDS encoding acetate kinase, translated to MPARNILVINCGSSSIKFALVDPDQQAFAISGLAERLGSADAVLHWQRDGIKHSQAIAGDDHRAALAHLLQRVQEATGGQLHGIGHRIVHGGEHFTRAQRLDDGVIAAIRAVAPLAPLHNPAGLLGIEAALALYPELPQVAVFDTAFHQTLPEHAFRYAVPEQLYRDHGVRRYGFHGTSHRFVSARAAEMTGLAVDDSAWLVAHLGNGCSTCAVVNGQSRDTSMGLTPLEGLVMGTRSGDVDPNLHSHLSRTLGWSLEQIDRMLNHDSGLLGLSGLSNDMRSLEQAREEGHAGATLAIEVFCYRLAKSLAAMSCALPRLDGLVFTGGIGENSPLIRSKTVAHLSLLGLKLDEAANARCLRGVSGPINAQGHTRVLVVPTNEERQIALDTLALLD
- a CDS encoding DUF3565 domain-containing protein — encoded protein: MAVLSCGHTQHLRHQPPWQNRAWVLDAAQRQAHIGTNFTCGWCVATPAPSDAKDS
- a CDS encoding acyltransferase, translated to MLHFLPAPLLGLLGSLSLALNTLFWCWPLFAVTLLRIVLPLPLVQRACDQLMIFIQEGWIGCNKAWMNLLGKTRWHIEGNQSFDYEHSYLVTSNHQSWVDILVLQYLLNRRIRPLKFFLKQELIWVPVIGLCWWALGFPFMKRYSKEYLAKHPEKKGKDLQTTRRTCAKFRHNPVGIFNFVEGTRFTPAKHQEQQSPYRYLLKPKAGGLAFVLDAMGEQLHGMINVTLHYPQGSPGFWTLLSGQLDQVVVVVEQLEIPARFIGRTYDQDEAYRKDFQQWVNALWQTKDGLLEHLHQQHP
- a CDS encoding OmpA family protein, with amino-acid sequence MFKCRSLIAATAVLAVLSGCTVNPYTGESQAGKAGIYGGVGALAGAAVGAATSSKKDRKKGALIGAAVGSAAGGGYGYYVDTQEAKLRQQLQGTGVQVQRNGNDLTLIMPGNITFASNSADISSSFYPTLNSLVLTFKEFNKNGVNIVGHTDSTGSAELNQSLSTRRAQSVASYLAANGVASSRISAYGAGPNQPIASNANEAGRAQNRRVEINLRPL
- a CDS encoding diguanylate cyclase domain-containing protein, with the protein product MPDRDEPLEILVVDDRQDNLDDMQELLEAIEQPVHCVDSGAKALDYLDQSQVALVLLDVQMPRMDGFEVARRMRSDPRTRLIPIIFVSGMTQTDEILNQGYGAGAMDFIAKPVQPATLLHKVRALLEHERHRRQLLHMTQQLERERAFNASILDNTAEGILVVGDDGRIRFANPAIARMLGCQASELTGSELLNWVDVGGAAQWQASSFYEHWQHGEHLRLHDANLRTRDGRFVPVALSCSPLPAEGHGMVVLALDMSVVRDLHHQLESLVITDALTGLLNRRGFLQELQASISRHQRTGQKAALLYLDLDGFKRINDTLGHERGDQVLRQVSSQLKGCLRPYDRLARIGGDEFTVILDSLGSVTDAASVAQKLVQQVAELADDSELSGLGVSIGIACLPGDGSTVEDLLRAADTAMYAAKRGGRGQYRFYDAQNLA
- the pta gene encoding phosphate acetyltransferase, whose amino-acid sequence is MHTFFISPTGFGVGLTSISLGLVGALERAGLKVGFFKPIAQPHQGDAGPERSSELVARTHGLHSPKPLALAHVERRLGDGDLDELLEEIISLYQEAAKDKDVVIVEGMVPTRQASYAARVNFHLAKSLDADVILVSAQEQETLSELCDRVEIQAQQFGGPKDPKVLGVILNKIRSDDGLEAFTARLREQSSLLRHPEFRLLGCIPWLDELNAPRTRDIAELLGARILNAGDYEQRRMMKIVLCARAVANTVQLLKPGTLVVTPGDRDDIILAASLAAMNGMPLAGLLLCSDFAPDPRIMELCRGALQSGLPVMTVSTGSYDTATNLNRLNKEIPVDDKERAEKVADFVASHLDHDWLAARCGNPRELRLSPPAFRYQLVQQAKAANKRIVLPEGAEPRTVQAAAICQARGIARCVLLAKPEEVHSVAQAQGIELPPGLEILDPDLIRERYVEPMVELRKGKGLNAPMAAAQLEDTVVLGTMMLALDEVDGLVSGAVHTTANTIRPALQLIKTAPGYNLVSSVFFMLLPDQVLVYGDCAVNPDPNAEQLAEIALQSASSAQAFGIPPRVAMLSYSTGDSGSGEEVEKVREATRLARETNPELLVDGPLQYDAAAIESVGRQKAPNSPVAGRATVFIFPDLNTGNTTYKAVQRSADCISVGPMLQGLRKPVNDLSRGALVDDIVFTIALTAIQAANMRH
- a CDS encoding FKBP-type peptidyl-prolyl cis-trans isomerase; protein product: MQIAANKAVSIDYTLTNDAGEVIDSSAGGAPLVYLHGAGNIIVGLEKALVGKQAGDEVKVSVEPEEAYGEYSAELVATLNRSMFEGVDELEVGMQFHASGPDGGMQIVTIRELEGDDVIVDGNHPLAGQRLNFAVKVVNVRDASQEEIAHGHIHGEGGHHH
- a CDS encoding MBL fold metallo-hydrolase, with protein sequence MQTTSPALIRETFPVGPLQCNCTIIGDPVTGKAIVVDPGGNPDLIMARLEAHGLKVVSIIHTHAHLDHFLASGQMKEKTGATLHLHKDDQFLWDNLEMQCQMFGVPYTPVPAPDQWLADDEALACGCGVALHTPGHTPGSMSFWFPEAKLLIAGDTLFRRGIGRTDLWGGDYATIERSIKQRLYRLDEDATVVTGHGADTRLGDEMRENPFVRA
- a CDS encoding glutathione peroxidase, producing MSAFHDLTLHALDGQELPLAPLKGKVVLVVNVASKCGLTPQYAGLERLQQTYAAQGFSVLGVPCNQFAGQEPDDEAAIAQFCSLNYGVTFPLSSKLEVNGSGRHPLYRLLAGEGAEFPGDITWNFEKFLVGQDGRVLARFSPRTAPDDPALIQAIEKALA
- a CDS encoding glycosyltransferase family 4 protein, which translates into the protein MSTPPLFIALVSETYSPEINGVANTLGHLVKGLRARGHRLQLIRPRQHQDAPAANDDDLLLTRGWPLPGYRGLQWGQSARHKLLRLWRRQRPDVLYIATEGPLGLSALRAARHLRIPVISGFHTNFQQYTGHYGITLLTRLLTNYLRWFHNASRMTLVPSLSQRCELQRRGFERLELLARGVDAALFNPARRSDELRRSWGLGEQDIAVLHVGRLAAEKNLDLLVTTFQALQRQSTGKRLRLVVVGDGPLREGLHKRLPDALFCGIQRGEALAQHYASGDIFLFPSLSETFGNVLLEAMASGLGVVAFDQAAAAQHVEDGYNGMLASADDERTFIDAAGWLLENGENLRRVRLNARQHAARQGWSSIVEQFEQHLYTAQLDSSVPKAGRKPTLAIESKRAN